In Spea bombifrons isolate aSpeBom1 chromosome 12, aSpeBom1.2.pri, whole genome shotgun sequence, the following proteins share a genomic window:
- the LOC128469891 gene encoding alkaline phosphatase-like: protein MFGLRGDRMVPRFWMLLVVAKLSWSFPEREKDPNYWRRQAQVTLKQALDLQNLNTKIAKNVIMFLGDGMGVPTVTATRILKGQLAGYPGEETQLEMDKFPYVALAKTYNTNAQVPDSAGTATAYLCGVKANEGTVGVNAAAVRGHCNTTKGNEVDSILKWAKQAGKSVGVVTTTRVNHATPSASYAHSVNRDWYSDNEMPPDAINQGCKDIAWQLMYNIPNIDVIMGGGRKYMYPKNTPDVEYPNDPKANGTRLDGLNLTKVWMDNKPNKQAARYVWNRDQLMSVRPQDVDYLLGLFEPVDMMYELDRNQASDPSLPEMVAVAIDILTKNPNGFFLLVEGGRIDHGHHEGKAKQALTEAVQMDIAIGVAASKTSEDNTLTVVTADHSHVFTFGGYTYRGNPIFGLAPDLSDVDQKPFTSILYGNGPGYKMVEGSRENVSTVDFNHMNYQAQSAVPLKMETHGGEDVAVFAKGPMAHLLHGVHEQNYIPHVMAYASCVGTNWEHCSARSAAPGDPASMTLASAVLSVLALRFLF from the exons ATGTTTGGGCTCCGGGGAGACAGGATGGTGCCGAGATTTTGGATGCTGCTGGTGGTTGCGAAGCTGTCGTGGTCCTTTCCGG AAAGAGAGAAGGATCCCAATTACTGGCGCCGACAGGCTCAGGTTACCTTGAAACAAGCCCTTGATCTTCAGAACCTAAACACCAAGATTGCCAAGAATGTCATCATGTTCCTCGGAGATG GAATGGGGGTGCCAACCGTGACTGCTACCAGAATATTGAAGGGACAGCTTGCTGGGTATCCTGGAGAAGAGACCCAGCTGGAAATGGACAAGTTTCCTTACGTCGCGTTGGCAAAG ACGTATAACACAAACGCGCAGGTACCCGACAGCGCAGGCACAGCCACTGCATATTTATGTGGGGTAAAAGCCAACGAGGGAACGGTTGGGGTGAACGCTGCAGCTGTACGGGGTCACTGCAATACCACCAAGGGCAACGAGGTGGACTCCATCCTGAAATGGGCCAAGCAAGCAG GAAAGTCTGTTGGGGTAGTAACAACGACCAGAGTTAACCACGCCACTCCCAGCGCGTCCTACGCCCACTCTGTTAACCGCGACTGGTACTCCGACAACGAGATGCCGCCCGACGCCATTAACCAGGGCTGCAAAGACATCGCGTGGCAGCTCATGTATAACATCCCCAACATAGAC GTTATTATGGGGGGAGGGAGGAAGTACATGTACCCCAAAAATACCCCAGACGTGGAATACCCCAATGACCCAAAGGCAAACGGCACGCGACTGGATGGGCTGAATCTGACTAAAGTCTGGATGGACAACAAGCCCAACAAGCAG GCCGCCCGTTACGTCTGGAACCGCGATCAGCTGATGTCTGTGAGGCCGCAGGACGTGGATTATCTACTTG GTCTGTTTGAACCCGTCGACATGATGTACGAATTGGACCGAAACCAGGCTTCAGACCCGTCTTTGCCAGAAATGGTCGCCGTCGCCATCGATATTTTgacaaaaaacccaaatggcTTCTTTTTACTTGTTGAAG GGGGTAGAATTGACCACGGACACCACGAGGGGAAGGCCAAGCAGGCCCTGACGGAGGCCGTGCAGATGGACATCGCCATCGGAGTGGCCGCCAGCAAAACCAGCGAAGACAACACCCTGACGGTCGTCACTGCCGATCACTCTCACGTTTTCACCTTTGGAGGATACACTTACAGAGGAAACCCCATTTTTG GTTTAGCGCCAGACTTAAGCGACGTGGACCAGAAGCCATTCACTTCCATCCTGTACGGCAACGGCCCCGGCTACAAGATGGTGGAGGGGTCTCGAGAGAACGTTTCCACGGTGGATTTCA ATCACATGAACTATCAGGCTCAGTCAGCCGTGCCCCTGAAGATGGAGACGCACGGCGGGGAGGACGTGGCGGTCTTTGCTAAGGGCCCCATGGCGCATCTTCTGCACGGAGTCCACGAACAGAACTACATCCCCCACGTTATGGCGTATGCGTCGTGCGTAGGCACAAACTGGGAGCACTGCAGTGCCAGGAGCGCGGCCCCGGGGGATCCGGCCTCCATGACGCTGGCCTCCGCGGTGCTGTCTGTCCTCGCGCTCCGCTTCTTGTTTTGA
- the LOC128469778 gene encoding alkaline phosphatase, tissue-nonspecific isozyme-like produces the protein MVLSLLILLAMVEMSSSSSFPDREKDPQYWRDQAQRTLQQSLKLQKLNTNTAKNLIIFLGDGMGVSTVTAARILKGQLAGESGEETQLEMEKFPFVALSKTYNTDAQVPDSAGTATAFLCGVKTNKGTLGVSAATELGNCRSSKGNEVRSILRWAKDAGKSVGVVTTTRVTHATPAAAYAHSADRDWYSDSDMPPEAIAEGCKDIAWQLVENVPDIEVILGGGRKYMFPWGTPDVEFPDDPRSNGTRLDGQNLVKAWEEKKDPNKVSRYVWTRSQLINLDPNNVDYLLGLFEPGDLRYELERRNSTDPSLSEMVHHAIQILQRNPQGFFLLVEGGRIDHAHHAGKASLSLHEAVEMDRAIEVAGDLTSEEDTLTVVTADHSHVFTLGGYPPRGNPVLGLAAALSDVDGKPYTAILYGNGPGFKLAGGSRENISGVDTTVPDYRAQSAVPLESETHGGEDVAIFAKGPMAHLFHSVHEQNYIPFVMAYAACIDENKEHCAESNVTADSASVLAHSFTYLVVLVMLLVL, from the exons ATGGTGCTCTCCTTGTTAATACTTCTGGCCATGGTGGAGATGTCCTCATCGTCCTCATTCCCAG ATCGAGAGAAGGACCCTCAGTACTGGAGAGACCAGGCCCAGCGGACCCTACAGCAGTCTTTAAAACTCCAAaaactaaacacaaacacagcaaAAAACCTGATTATATTCCTCGGAGACG GAATGGGGGTCTCCACTGTCACGGCGGCCCGAATACTGAAGGGACAGCTGGCCGGAGAGAGCGGGGAAGAAACCCAGCTGGAAATGGAAAAATTCCCATTCGTGGCCCTGTCCAAA ACATATAACACGGACGCTCAGGTGCCAGACAGTGCCGGTACTGCCACCGCGTTCCTGTGTGGGGTAAAAACCAATAAAGGAACCCTGGGGGTCAGCGCAGCCACGGAGCTCGGAAACTGCAGGTCGTCCAAAGGGAACGAGGTCCGATCCATCCTCAGATGGGCAAAGGATGCAG GGAAGTCGGTTGGGGTGGTGACCACAACACGCGTGACCCACGCCACTCCGGCTGCTGCCTACGCACACAGCGCAGACAGAGACTGGTACTCAGACAGCGACATGCCACCGGAGGCCATTGCTGAGGGCTGCAAGGACATCGCCTGGCAACTGGTGGAAAATGTACCCGACATTGAG GTGATCCTTGGAGGGGGGAGGAAATACATGTTCCCGTGGGGGACCCCGGATGTAGAGTTTCCGGATGATCCCAGGTCCAACGGTACAAGGCTTGATGGACAGAATCTGGTCAAAGCgtgggaagagaaaaaagaccCAAACAAG GTGTCACGCTACGTCTGGACCCGCAGTCAACTGATAAATCTGGACCCCAACAATGTGGATTATCTGCTGG GTCTCTTCGAACCCGGCGACCTGCGCTACGAGCTGGAGAGAAGGAACTCCACGGACCCCTCGCTGTCCGAGATGGTGCATCACGCCATCCAGATCCTGCAGCGGAACCCGCAGGGGTTTTTCCTTCTGGTGGAAG GGGGCAGGATAGACCACGCCCACCATGCGGGTAAGGCCAGCCTATCACTGCACGAGGCTGTGGAGATGGACAGGGCCATCGAGGTGGCAGGAGATCTGACCTCAGAGGAGGACACCCTGACCGTGGTGACCGCCGACCACTCCCATGTCTTTACCCTTGGCGGATACCCCCCTCGCGGGAACCCTGTATTAG GTCTGGCTGCTGCATTAAGTGACGTTGATGGAAAACCGTACACCGCCATCTTGTACGGAAACGGACCAGGGTTCAAACTGGCGGGAGGCTCACGGGAAAATATCTCAGGAGTGGATACTA CTGTTCCCGATTATCGTGCCCAGTCAGCAGTGCCACTGGAATCAGAAACCCATGGTGGCGAGGACGTGGCCATCTTTGCCAAGGGCCCAATGGCGCATCTCTTTCACAGTGTACATGAGCAAAATTATATTCCGTTTGTAATGGCGTACGCAGCTTGTATTGATGAGAACAAGGAGCACTGTGCGGAAAGTAACGTCACCGCTGACTCCGCCTCGGTCCTCGCGCATTCCTTTACTTACCTCGTAGTACTCGTGATGTTGCTCGTTCTCTGA